From one Sulfurimonas sp. genomic stretch:
- a CDS encoding Ig-like domain-containing protein: LRGYQGDDTYIFNRGDGQDTIYDYGRYQNNYSYYNAGNDTLKFGDGITHDDVIFYMDGNNLVIEYGDTDIVTVNSQANDNNAIEKIELNDGSYLTNIDIQRVTTELLIYADENNIDISNPDNIKNNSEIMSIFTSSWKDAGTDGEYTAPLVLDLNHNDTTSVSLENSNAYFDYDFDGDREHTAWAEVDDAILAMDLNNDGTITNGGELFGDFTKLADGSLSSDGYAALAQYDSNGDNVIDKNDDKFSDLLLWRDTNGDGKSTKNELLNISLSTVTAIHLSREDGITFEEFSENGNIITNETVFDTSASTTGIVRDVWFKYDSNDSVSGNDDIYRFNLGDGNYLIDDNNLNGISTDKLILGNGIVSEQVLMKWDRGTDDLIIGVREHSEDDTPLNTLTDQIRIKDWFKDSGLVESVELADGTTFDRDAIYDKLVSARENSELTLRVLDEDGELTGADYNDVLYGSTGDELLSGKNGDDYLKGLEGDDLLNGGKGDDTINGGTGDDTLIGESGDDFYIYKKGDGRDTIIDSAGNDTIIFGSEISRKDVLFKVNGDDMILSFEYDSDLADEQRDSITIKNYNQSGFEIENLEFSNGESYSIPELIEKNTNHAPTTMFEESSYTLTDVSSQTGIILASDIDGDSLKYTISTSPEHGEIVINDFGIWTYTSNDKYRGEDSAVVTVDDGNGLSTTKTLNFEMIITNIDPIVIEAESNVILQDIREQSGEVGASDEDGDTLSYTVSTQAEHGTLSVDENGIWTYNVDGTYIGTDLAVITVDDGNGGVVTKTLNFDAKVSNPTIDTVSYDLQEDNISTNNLNVINPVGGALTYEIITPSSNGEFSVDENGAYTYNPNQDYNGSDEVVIKVTNEYGLSTTGTLAFDIEAVNDVPTVVSIETTTLKEDDSIISGQIDASDVDEGAVLSYSAATVAGFILNDDGSYSFDASDDAYQHLENGVTQIVTIPVTVSDEHNASVTTDIVFEITGTNDKPIIEDITEVTINEDDSIVTGSITSIDVDDNSTATYTYTIEQAVAGFTLNEDGTYSFNPADDAYQSLAKGEVQEIIIPVTVTDDKGATDTKNLIVSVIGTNDTPTVQIDNESFLLQNIRSIEGKVVADDIDGDTLSYSVLTQAANGIVSVDENGNWSYKADGSFNGNDSAIILVDDGNGGTVTSTLNFTVDGYIYEGEDLIIDEASGNDTLSMDNINKDELIFKRDMDDLQISVADGGVITLKNYFIDVNAGVETLHTAQGDINLSRDVINDVTGRWWCSSFIVSDEQDNLVSGSSTNDYIKGNEGNDIIFGNDRSDFIQGRDGDDLLVGGTNSDYIYGDNGNDNLYGDSGYDYLSGGSGNDSLSGGEGRDTLAGGSESDWLSGGTENDTLYGGSGDDTYHFNIGDANDTIYDADESSFFWWNEKDGGNDTISFGNGINKDDLKLTREHEDLIIKYSDNDSIKVESWFDGDNHKIEGIEFADSSTLSLEEMKDMITLDGTNGRDRLVGLDSLDDKIYAFAGNDTLYGNDGDDFLSGGEGNDKLYGGIGSDTYSFNKGDGSDTISDYSKRGSDDTDTIVFGKDVSKDDISFIMDRGDLLIQYGENDFIKVNDQDRSYKQIEQIELSDGNYMSNDDIELVIQQINAYGDENGMHNIDNQDIRKNTELMQIVNGAWNV, encoded by the coding sequence TCCTGATAATATTAAAAATAACAGTGAAATTATGAGTATTTTTACATCTTCATGGAAAGATGCCGGTACTGATGGAGAGTATACAGCACCATTAGTATTAGACTTAAATCATAATGATACGACATCAGTTTCATTGGAAAACTCAAATGCATATTTTGATTATGATTTTGATGGTGACAGAGAACATACTGCTTGGGCAGAAGTTGATGATGCTATATTAGCTATGGATCTAAATAATGATGGAACTATTACAAACGGTGGAGAATTATTTGGTGATTTTACAAAATTAGCAGATGGCTCATTATCTTCTGACGGTTATGCTGCACTTGCACAGTATGATTCTAACGGTGACAATGTTATAGATAAAAATGATGATAAATTTAGTGATTTACTTCTTTGGAGAGATACAAATGGCGATGGAAAAAGCACTAAAAATGAATTATTAAATATCTCTTTAAGTACAGTAACGGCTATTCATTTAAGTCGTGAAGACGGTATTACCTTTGAAGAGTTTAGTGAAAACGGAAATATAATAACTAATGAAACTGTATTTGACACTAGTGCATCTACAACAGGGATTGTTAGGGATGTATGGTTTAAATATGACAGTAACGATAGTGTATCGGGTAATGATGACATATATAGATTTAATTTAGGTGATGGTAATTATCTTATAGATGATAATAACTTAAACGGTATAAGTACAGATAAATTGATCTTAGGTAATGGAATTGTTTCAGAACAAGTACTAATGAAATGGGATAGAGGTACGGATGATCTTATAATAGGTGTTCGTGAACATTCAGAAGATGATACACCATTAAATACGTTAACTGATCAAATTCGTATAAAAGATTGGTTTAAAGACAGTGGACTTGTAGAGAGTGTAGAGTTGGCTGATGGAACTACATTTGATAGAGATGCTATATATGACAAATTAGTTTCTGCTCGTGAAAATAGTGAACTTACTTTAAGAGTATTGGATGAAGATGGAGAATTAACAGGTGCTGATTACAACGACGTACTTTATGGTTCTACAGGAGATGAACTATTATCCGGTAAAAATGGTGATGATTATCTTAAAGGTTTAGAAGGTGATGACTTACTAAATGGTGGTAAGGGTGATGATACTATAAATGGTGGTACAGGAGATGATACTCTTATCGGTGAGAGTGGAGATGATTTCTATATCTATAAAAAAGGTGATGGAAGAGATACTATAATAGATTCTGCAGGTAATGACACAATTATATTTGGTAGTGAAATATCCAGAAAAGACGTACTATTTAAAGTAAACGGTGATGATATGATCTTATCGTTTGAATATGATTCTGACTTAGCCGATGAACAAAGAGACTCCATAACAATAAAAAATTATAATCAGAGTGGATTTGAAATAGAGAATCTTGAGTTTTCAAATGGTGAAAGTTATAGTATTCCAGAACTTATAGAGAAAAATACTAATCATGCACCTACAACTATGTTTGAAGAGTCGTCATATACTTTAACTGATGTAAGTTCTCAAACAGGAATAATCTTAGCCAGTGATATTGATGGAGATAGTTTAAAATATACAATATCCACGTCACCGGAGCATGGTGAAATAGTTATAAATGACTTTGGTATTTGGACTTATACATCTAATGATAAATATCGTGGAGAAGATAGTGCTGTAGTTACTGTAGATGATGGAAATGGTCTCTCAACTACAAAAACACTGAATTTTGAGATGATAATCACAAATATTGACCCAATAGTTATAGAAGCTGAATCAAATGTAATTCTTCAAGACATTAGAGAACAAAGCGGAGAAGTTGGGGCAAGTGATGAAGATGGAGATACTCTTTCATACACAGTTTCAACACAAGCGGAACATGGAACTCTAAGTGTTGATGAAAACGGTATATGGACGTACAACGTTGATGGTACATATATTGGAACTGATTTAGCTGTTATTACAGTTGATGATGGTAATGGTGGAGTCGTAACTAAAACTTTAAACTTTGATGCTAAAGTTTCAAACCCTACAATAGATACGGTATCTTATGATCTGCAAGAAGATAATATATCAACAAATAATCTAAATGTTATTAATCCGGTTGGTGGAGCTCTAACATACGAAATAATTACACCAAGCTCAAATGGTGAATTTAGTGTAGATGAAAATGGTGCATATACATATAATCCAAATCAAGATTACAACGGTAGTGACGAAGTAGTAATTAAAGTGACCAATGAGTATGGATTAAGTACTACGGGCACACTTGCATTTGATATAGAGGCAGTTAATGATGTACCTACAGTAGTAAGTATAGAAACAACAACTCTAAAAGAAGATGACTCAATTATTAGTGGTCAAATCGATGCTAGTGATGTAGATGAGGGAGCAGTATTAAGTTATAGCGCAGCAACAGTAGCAGGTTTTATACTTAATGATGATGGAAGCTACAGCTTTGATGCTAGTGATGATGCTTACCAACACTTAGAAAACGGTGTCACTCAGATAGTGACTATACCTGTTACAGTTTCAGATGAACATAACGCTTCAGTGACAACTGATATAGTATTTGAAATTACAGGTACAAATGATAAACCAATTATAGAAGATATTACAGAAGTAACTATTAACGAAGATGATTCTATAGTTACGGGTAGTATTACATCAATAGATGTAGATGATAATTCTACAGCTACTTATACATATACAATAGAACAAGCAGTAGCAGGGTTCACGCTAAACGAGGATGGAACGTACAGCTTTAATCCGGCAGATGATGCATATCAGTCTTTAGCAAAAGGTGAAGTTCAAGAGATAATTATTCCTGTAACAGTTACAGATGATAAAGGTGCAACTGATACGAAAAACTTAATAGTAAGTGTAATTGGTACTAATGATACACCTACAGTACAAATAGATAATGAATCTTTCTTGTTGCAAAATATCCGTAGTATAGAAGGTAAAGTAGTAGCGGATGATATAGACGGAGATACACTAAGCTACTCTGTATTAACACAAGCTGCAAACGGAATTGTAAGCGTAGATGAAAACGGTAACTGGAGCTATAAAGCAGATGGTTCATTTAACGGTAATGACAGTGCTATTATATTAGTAGATGACGGTAATGGAGGAACTGTTACTTCAACTTTAAACTTCACTGTAGATGGCTATATCTATGAGGGTGAAGATTTAATCATAGATGAAGCGAGCGGAAATGATACTTTATCTATGGATAACATAAATAAAGATGAACTAATCTTTAAACGTGATATGGATGATTTACAAATTTCTGTAGCTGATGGCGGTGTAATTACACTAAAGAATTATTTTATTGATGTAAATGCAGGTGTTGAAACTCTACATACTGCCCAAGGTGATATAAATTTATCAAGAGATGTAATAAACGATGTTACAGGTAGATGGTGGTGTAGCAGCTTTATAGTTTCAGATGAACAAGATAATCTTGTTAGTGGAAGCAGTACAAATGATTATATAAAAGGAAATGAAGGAAACGACATTATCTTTGGTAATGATAGGTCTGATTTCATACAAGGTAGAGATGGAGATGATCTGCTTGTAGGTGGAACTAATAGTGATTATATATACGGAGATAACGGTAATGATAATCTATATGGTGACTCTGGTTATGATTATCTATCAGGTGGAAGTGGTAATGATAGTCTAAGTGGTGGAGAAGGTCGTGATACACTTGCCGGAGGTAGTGAAAGTGACTGGCTATCAGGTGGAACTGAAAACGATACACTTTATGGTGGAAGTGGAGATGATACCTACCATTTCAATATAGGCGATGCAAACGATACAATATATGATGCTGACGAATCATCATTTTTCTGGTGGAATGAGAAAGATGGCGGTAATGACACAATCTCATTTGGCAATGGAATAAATAAAGATGATTTGAAACTTACACGGGAACATGAAGACTTAATCATAAAATATAGTGATAATGATTCTATAAAAGTTGAAAGTTGGTTTGATGGTGATAACCATAAAATAGAGGGTATTGAGTTTGCAGATAGTTCAACTCTTTCATTAGAAGAGATGAAAGATATGATAACTCTTGATGGAACTAATGGAAGAGATAGGCTTGTAGGGTTAGATAGTTTAGATGATAAAATATATGCGTTTGCAGGAAACGATACGTTATATGGTAATGACGGCGATGATTTCCTAAGCGGTGGAGAAGGTAATGATAAACTATACGGTGGAATAGGTAGTGATACATATAGTTTTAACAAAGGTGACGGTAGTGATACTATAAGTGATTACTCTAAAAGAGGTAGTGATGATACAGATACCATAGTGTTTGGTAAAGATGTTAGCAAAGATGATATTAGCTTTATTATGGATCGTGGAGATCTGTTGATTCAGTACGGTGAAAATGATTTTATAAAAGTTAATGATCAAGACAGAAGTTACAAACAGATCGAACAGATAGAGTTGTCTGACGGAAACTATATGTCAAACGATGATATAGAACTGGTAATTCAACAAATAAATGCATATGGGGATGAAAACGGTATGCATAATATAGATAATCAAGACATCAGAAAAAACACTGAATTGATGCAGATTGTAAACGGTGCCTGGAATGTTTAG